GCCGACATCAAAATGCTCCGCCTGAATTCGGCCGGGCAGCGTTCGAGCCTGTCCCCCGTACGGATAAGGCGAAAGAACCGCCGTCATCGGTTCAGAATACGCCGTCTCATTGAGATTATCGCTCAAATCCCGGGCCTTCACCCGGTAGGTACTGACTGTCTGTACAACCCCCGTATCGGTATAAATCGGACTGCTCTGCCAGCCGCTGTCTTTTCCTCCGCCCGCAACACACTGGAAGTAATACTGAACATTCGAACCTCCGGCGTCTACCGCCGTCGTCGCTTCCATCGTCACAGAGCCCGGGCCGCTCTCATAAGGAGGCGTTGCCCACGTCATCGGATTCGGGGTCGGAGGGGCAAAATCCGGATCGACCAGCACAAAGACCGACGGGTCCCCGTAGAGAGTCATCCGGGTCGCATTCGGCGGATAAATATAATCCTGCTGCTTGGCATTGGCCAGCGCCAGCCCGCAGGTCTGGCGGTTGACCACCATATTCCTCGTATAACGGTACGCCAGCGTCCCGATGCTTCCGCCGCCGGCAAAGTTGGTCTGTCCCACATCGTAAAAGCTCTCCCGTGTCGCCGCCACCGTCGTAATGGCTCCCCGCTGCAGAATCTTATAGGCCAGATTGGAATTGTTCTCCGGATAAGCATTCAGACAGGACCCCTGATACACGGCGCTCGGATACGAATCATTCAGACGCCAAATATTGTTATTGTCGATCACCTCACTGGCCACATTCCAGTTCCCGTGCGTCAGCCATGTTACAAATCCATACGGCTGACTGCCCCATTCCGTCGCCGGATAACGATTTGAAAGCAGATACTCCGGAGCGGGATTCAGCCCGTAATTGTCCCGATAAATCCGCGTCGAGGCAATCCCGTTCGGGATGTAAAAGGCGCTGCGTATCTGTTCTCCGCACTGGTAGGCCGGCGTCGTATCATCCAGCGGCACCATCGGCAAAAGTCCCTTGCGCCGCCACAAGACCTGCTGAGAGTTTTCATAGTTCATGGTCTTCTGCAGAATTGCATCCAGTTCCGACATCGTACCATAGTTCGGAATCCTCCCGACCACAACCTCCCAATACTTATCCCAACCGCTTGCCGTGCTCAAATCGGAATACATCGCATCAATCGGAGCACTGCCGCGGCCGTCATCGTACCAGCGCATCGGCACGGTTCCGGTATCCGGATGCGGGTCTCCGATCAGCAGCACATACAGAATATCCATTGTCTGATAGTTCGCCCGAAGCCAGTTGCGGATATTCACCGCCGCCGCAGACCCCGTCCCGCCGCCCCAGGTGCTCTCCGTTACCACGCTCACATTCCAACCGCGTGATGCCTTATGCGCAACAAAAGCAGCCAATTTTGTCGAGCTGTTTACAATCGACGAGGTGGTCAAAATCACATACCCCTTTGAATTCACTCCCGCTGTGCCGATAAGCCCCTCCCCGGATTCCGTCGAAAGGGTTCCGACAGCAGAAGAAGTCCCCGCTTCCGCATCATACTCCGCCGCCGCGGAAGCAAAATTGACCGCCAGTTCCCGAACTCGTTCTCGACCTCGCCGAGTGTTGATTGTTCGGCCTGCCGCTTCCAGCCGTTTGCGCCGCTCCGCCTTTCGGTCCCAATCGGTCCAGACATTCGCCTCCGTCAGCTCCTGCACTTCTCCGGTTACGGGATTGTACCGAACAAGCGGGACGGCGATTTCGACTAACTTCCAATCCTCCAGCTGCCCCTTGTGAACCAGCCGATACGTTTCCTGCGGCCAGAAAGCATTGCGGGTATAGATTTCCGTATCGTATCCATCCACAATAATCCGCCCTTCGGGCCAGACAAAAACCGGATTGCCCTCGGCGTCCCAGGTTCCCCAAGGTCCGCGCGGGGCAATCTTTCGATTTCCTTCAAGCAATGTGTATTTCCCATCCGCCCATACGGCAATCTGCTCCAAATCGACAAACGGCGGCAGAACAACCCGCAGCACCTGCCAGGGAATATCCGGCTCGCCCGGCTGACTGGTAAAGGCGGCCTCTTCCGCCCACACCCGAACCTGATTTTGCTCGGTCTGATGAAACCGCAGCGGACGGGTTTCCACCTGCCCCCCCGCACGACTGCCCGTAAACACACGAACAGTTCCCGCCGACAGCAGAGAAGATGCCGACGCCAGAAAAACAAACCCAACTCTCAGATAATGTCTCATCCGAATTCCCCTGCCTCTCTTTTTGTCTTTTCTCTTCTCTTACTGCCAAATCAGCCAGTTGTCGGCCAGGTCGGCCAAATCCTCCAAATCCACCCAGCCGTCGCCGCCCGCCGGAGCCGTATCCGCCGACGGGTCGCCCGGCTCACCCAGCCACTGGCTGGACAAAATCGAAAAGTCCTCCAAATCCACCAGCCCGGACCGGTTCAAGTCCGCCGGATTATACCGCCGGATAAACTCCACATAATTCACCAAAACACGCGGACTGCCCAGAACAAACCGAAGGATGCTCTGCGGCCCGCCCGGCAGATAGATCCCTTCAATCACCGCATCCTGCCAGCTGCTCCAGCCGCCGGTGGATGCAAGCACCAGATTCGCCAAAACCGTCCCCGTTGTCCCGTCAGCCAGCTGCAGGGAATCCACCGGATAATTCGTCGTGTACCGAACCCGAAGGTCATACAGCCCGGCCGGCATGGAACAGGTGTACTCCAGCCATTCGCCGGACTCCATATACACCCCGAATCCGGCTCCGCCGTCCCAAATCGTCATAATGTCCACATCCACATCCGTCCGATAGGCACCATAACTGTTGCCCGGCGTATTGTCGAAATAAGACACATAATTTCCGCCGACATCAAAGTTTTCAAACTCCAGAATCCCCGGCAGAGAAACAGGAACCCCCAGATAAGGCATGCGGTTCTGGAAATCAATCCAGTTGACCCGATACCCGCTTCCGATAAATTCCAGTTTCAGAATTGCATTGGTCTTTTGCGGCAGTACTACGCCCGGCACAATCACATTCCGCCAGGCATCCAGCGAACCCGTATTCGGCACCGTCACAGTCGCCAGCAGGTCTGCATCCAGCCACACCCGTATCTGTCCGCCGTCCTGAATCGAGGCCAGCCGCACATACAAATCCCGCACGGCCGCACTGGTGCTGACGGTATAGGTGAGCCACTCGCCGCTCTCAATCGAATCCACCGCATAGCCGGCTGTCCCGTCCGTCACCGCAACAATATCCACCGACTCGTACGTCCGATACGCTCCGCCCGAATTGCCGGCCGTCGTATCCCAATACGCATACCCGGGACCGCCGAAGTCAAAATCCTCCGCCTCCACACGCCCCGGCAGAACCCACGCCGTCCCGCCCCACGGCGACTGCTGCTTCTGAAATTCCACCCAGTTGACCTCCAGACCCGGAGAAGAAAACGACAGTTCCAGCACACGCCAGGCCCCAGCTTCCAGCGTCAAATTATTCAGCAGAAAGGTCCCAAACGTATCCAGTGAGCCTGTACTGTTCACCAGAACCGTTCCGACAACCGCATTGTCCAGCTTCACGGTCACCGGAATATTGTTTCCCGTCGCCGACGCCCGCAGATACAGACAGTACACGCCGGACTCCGTCACATTCACCGTATAGCGAAGCCATTCCCCCGCCGCAATATTCGTCACGGCAAACCCGCTGCCGAAGTCCGAAATACTCCGAATATCCACATCCCCGTCATTTCGGAAGGCCCCGCCGCTGTTGCCGACCGTTGTATCATAATAAGCAGCCCCCGATTGTCCGAGGTCATACTGCTCCGCTTCAATCCGTCCGGGGATTACGGCCGGCTGACTGGTGTACGGGCGGCTGCCGCCGGAGGCATACAGCGCCGCCGCTTCGCTGGTCGTCACCGCATAATCATAAATCCGCACATCATCCAGCAACCCCTGATAATAGGCATCCGCCGTCCAGTTGCTTCGTCCGATATAATTCGCCGTCCGTGTCGCACTCAGCGGAATGCTCGTCGTCGCCGTCAGAATCAGCTGGCCGTTCTTATAAATCTTCACATTGCTGGACGAACGCTTGCTGATGCTCACCACGAAATGCTGCCAGGCATTCAGGGCCAAAGCATTCGTTGCACGGACAACCGTTCCCCCTGAAGAACCGTTAAAAACCTGTACAAACAGGTCATTGGTAGTCCCGTATCGGCCTACGATGATATTGTTGGCGTTCGGTCCGCTGCCCAAATCCACAAAGCGGGCATAATTTTTCACCGCCGTCGGATACGCCCAGAACGAAACGGAAAACCCGTTGTCAAATTCATAAAAACCGCTCGGCAGCTGGATGTAGTCGTCCGTCCCGTCAAACTGCAGGGCCCGGCCCAAAACACCCGGAGCGCTGTTTGATGCAAAATTCAGCCCTCCCATCAAAGTTCCGTTCCGACCCTTTCCGGACAGGTCGCCGGCCGTTGTCCCCGTCTGTTCATCCAGCCGATAATACCCGATGCATTCAAAATTAACATCCAGGGAATTGGCCATCGGCGGCAGGTGGTCGCGGTACACCACACCCGCCGGTGTCAGAGCTCCGTCAACAATCAGCTCCCGATTGGTGCACCACTGATAAATCGAATACCGTTCGACATACGGCAGACTGGCCATCCGAGTAATCAGCTCATTAATTTTGGCGGCATTCTGCTCATAGGTCGGGTGCGGCGTTGTCCAGTTGCACCCGTTATTGAACTCCGTAATCCACAGCGGCCGTCCCGTCCGCTGATGAATCCCGCGCAGCCAGTTTTCCAGCTGGTCCGCCGTCCAGTTGTTCTTGTAATAATGGACCGCCACGAAATCCACCCGCAGCCCCAGCGCATCCGCCTGGTCAATAAAACTGTACAGCCAGTCCAGCCCGCTGGAGGCATCGCTGGGAGCCGGTGAACCCAGACGGAGCCCGGAAGCCACCAGATTCGGCCAGGCATCGATTACCTGCTGAACCGTCATATTTGCCTGGTCCGACTTGTCCGGCTCATTGAACGCCAGCACATGCGTGGAATTCTGCTTGTTATTGATATTCGAATAACTGTTCCAGTTGGCATTGTGCCGCATCGGCACATATTCAATATCCAGTGTCGAGGTCGCCGCATTATCCCAGTCATACCGCCAGGTGCAGTTGACCATCGCCGCATCCGATGCACTGCCGCACCAGCCCTTCTTGGAAGGCCAGCGCCACGGAATCACCCGGACAAAGGAAACGTCATTCTCCAAATCCGCCGGCATCACCCCAATCCAAAGGTCCGCATCTTTGGCAACATACACCCGACTGGGACCTGTTCCGTTGTCATTGGCCGCAAAGGTCGCCATATACCCCCGCTTCAGCCGAAACGAACGGATATTGTTGTTCATCGCCCCCAGCTGCGTCGAACGGTAATATGTATAATTGCCCAGATTCACGGAACTGCCGGTAAAGTTCACATTGCTGAATACCTGCAGGGCCTGATAACTGCTCGAATGGGGAATCACCACCGTGCCCGCCTCATACTGGACAATCCGGATGTTTGTATTCAAAACAGCGGCGGCTCCGTTCACACGAATTTGATTCAGATAGGTGGATGTATTGACGGCAGAGGGTTTCAGCGAGCGGAAAAACAGCCAGGCATCTGCAGAATTCAGATGCACGACGCTGTTGGTCAAGGGAGTCGTACCGGTCAGATGCAGCTCGGATGTGCCCGTCATATACACCGTTGCATTGCTCAGACTGCCGTAGGTCTGAATGCTGTTGTCAATATAAAGCGTTGTTGAACTCGGAATCACCGTCAGTTTTCCGGTGGACTGGTCGAACTGATACAAAACCCCGTTGGCCTCCTTTTCCCAGACCCCGCCGCCCTTGTTTGTAAAACCAACCACCGTAAATGTGGCCCCAAAGGTCCGGTTGGATGCACTGACAATTGTCCAGCTGTCCCCGACACTGGTTCCCGCCCCATTCAAATCAAAGATAAAATCTCCATTGAGAACGGTCTGCGGCCCCGTTCCGGAGATGCTGTTGTTCACTCCGTTGGCGCCAATCACAAACCGCAGGACTGCATCATCCGCCAGCACAAACCGTCCGTTGTTGACGATACTCCCTGTAAACGTATTGGCCGACGAATAAAACGTCAGCGTCCGTCCGTCCCCGTCCGAGCCCGTGTTCGTAATCCTGGCACTGCCGCTGATAGTCGCATACACGTTAATCGGCCCTTGTTTGGCATACATCATTGAGTCGGCGGCAATATGAATATTCCCGTACAAATTGCAGACATCCGCCGCCCCATTCCGATGGTCAATAATTGTTCCCCCGTTGCCGATGAGATTATTCACTGTGATGCTGCCGGTTGAACCGGTGCCCTTGTACATCAGAACCCCGCCGGTATTGATGGTCAGCGAATCGCCGCCGAAAACATAATTGCCCCCATCCGGCGGTGTCCGCAGCTGAGCAATGCTCACCACATAATCATTGCCTGCGCTCGGCGGCTGCCCGTTGCTCCAGTTGAGCCCGCTGTTAAAAGACGATTGCCCCAGCGCATCGGCAGCCACCAGCGTGATGGTGGCAGAATAAGCCGGTACAGACGTGAAAAGAACGGCTAAAAAAAGCATCTTTTTCATAAGTGTACTCCCTCAAAAACCCTCGACCTCTTTCTCTTTTTTGGGAACATTTTGAGTTTCATTTGAGCCGCTTTTGCCCGAATCTCATTCCCGCACATACACCGATTTCAGGGCGAAGTGGACAACGTTTTTTTGAAAAAAGCAAGACGGAATTGAAAAAGAACTATTCGCGAATGCCGCCCCCGGAATGAATGCGTTTCTTAAAAGCAATAAACCCCCATCAAATTTTTTCTAATTACATTTCAAATCGTTACTTATGATTTTACCGTCTTTTATCTTTGACGGCAAGCAGCTTTTGCAGAAAAAGGCAGGCAGAGCCCGTTTTTTGCTCCGCCTGCCTCTTCATAACCTCTTATTGGCAATCCGGATACAGACCGCAGGCCAGCCAGTTCTGGATAAACACGGCAAGGTCCGCTAAATCCACCCGGCAATACGAATCAATCGTATTGACAAAATTGTACGCATTGCCTGTAAAGGAGGGCGTCAGACACGGTTTCAGACCTGTCTTGTCCACATACTCCTGCGCAATCACTGTTCCTGAAACAGCGTAATTGTACACCCGGAGATTGTCGATGGCCCCGCCAAAGAAGCTCGTCAAAACAGTGCGGTCTGCAGCCGTCCGGCTGGCGCCAATCAGCATCCCCCGCTGCCACGGCAGATATTGGTCCGGCTTGCCGCCGGTCACAGAAGCCACCTGCTCGCCGTCCACGTAAATCCGGACAAACTCCCCTTCTTTCCAAGTAGCCCCAACCAAATGCCACCGGCCGTCATACAGATTAAATCCCGTCATCCCCGGGCGGCCTTCCGCCGTACCGATTTCCTGATATTCCTGCTGGAAACCTTCCCCGCGAATGTTCAGCCGGGCATTCGGAGCGGTGTTCAGCGAGAACCCAAATCCCGTCGTCGCCCCATCGTTGTAGTTCAAAAGCACCGTACCGGCCTGTGTGGGCTTCACCCAGCACAGAACCGTGCCTTCCGACATTCCGTTGGCAAACCCGGCCTTCGGATAGGCTTCGGCCCCAAGGTCAA
This is a stretch of genomic DNA from Anaerohalosphaeraceae bacterium. It encodes these proteins:
- a CDS encoding C25 family cysteine peptidase, encoding MRHYLRVGFVFLASASSLLSAGTVRVFTGSRAGGQVETRPLRFHQTEQNQVRVWAEEAAFTSQPGEPDIPWQVLRVVLPPFVDLEQIAVWADGKYTLLEGNRKIAPRGPWGTWDAEGNPVFVWPEGRIIVDGYDTEIYTRNAFWPQETYRLVHKGQLEDWKLVEIAVPLVRYNPVTGEVQELTEANVWTDWDRKAERRKRLEAAGRTINTRRGRERVRELAVNFASAAAEYDAEAGTSSAVGTLSTESGEGLIGTAGVNSKGYVILTTSSIVNSSTKLAAFVAHKASRGWNVSVVTESTWGGGTGSAAAVNIRNWLRANYQTMDILYVLLIGDPHPDTGTVPMRWYDDGRGSAPIDAMYSDLSTASGWDKYWEVVVGRIPNYGTMSELDAILQKTMNYENSQQVLWRRKGLLPMVPLDDTTPAYQCGEQIRSAFYIPNGIASTRIYRDNYGLNPAPEYLLSNRYPATEWGSQPYGFVTWLTHGNWNVASEVIDNNNIWRLNDSYPSAVYQGSCLNAYPENNSNLAYKILQRGAITTVAATRESFYDVGQTNFAGGGSIGTLAYRYTRNMVVNRQTCGLALANAKQQDYIYPPNATRMTLYGDPSVFVLVDPDFAPPTPNPMTWATPPYESGPGSVTMEATTAVDAGGSNVQYYFQCVAGGGKDSGWQSSPIYTDTGVVQTVSTYRVKARDLSDNLNETAYSEPMTAVLSPYPYGGQARTLPGRIQAEHFDVGGQGITYLDTTTGNSGGVLRTREDVDIVSITDGTADYAVDAIEAGEWLTYRVNTSAETADLYLRAASAQDGGVVRVWLDELLLAVVAVPNTGSLNTWQSIKAGGIPLPGRTNALLKLEFLGGGFRLNWVALTKQLPYLGSPFSLPGRIEFEDFDIGGQGISFYDNTSGNSYGVYRTDVDVDIMTIWDGGTMGYSVFMESGEWLEYTCSIPSGLYDLRVRYTTNYRVDSMRLEDGGTGAVLADFALAPTGGWSTWQDALIEGIYLPGGPEKVLRFVLASPRVSINYVEFIRRYNPADLNRSGLVDLEDFSILSGQWLGEPGDPSADTAPSGGDGWVDLEDLAELADNWLKEY
- a CDS encoding glycosyl hydrolase — encoded protein: MKKMLFLAVLFTSVPAYSATITLVAADALGQSSFNSGLNWSNGQPPSAGNDYVVSIAQLRTPPDGGNYVFGGDSLTINTGGVLMYKGTGSTGSITVNNLIGNGGTIIDHRNGAADVCNLYGNIHIAADSMMYAKQGPINVYATISGSARITNTGSDGDGRTLTFYSSANTFTGSIVNNGRFVLADDAVLRFVIGANGVNNSISGTGPQTVLNGDFIFDLNGAGTSVGDSWTIVSASNRTFGATFTVVGFTNKGGGVWEKEANGVLYQFDQSTGKLTVIPSSTTLYIDNSIQTYGSLSNATVYMTGTSELHLTGTTPLTNSVVHLNSADAWLFFRSLKPSAVNTSTYLNQIRVNGAAAVLNTNIRIVQYEAGTVVIPHSSSYQALQVFSNVNFTGSSVNLGNYTYYRSTQLGAMNNNIRSFRLKRGYMATFAANDNGTGPSRVYVAKDADLWIGVMPADLENDVSFVRVIPWRWPSKKGWCGSASDAAMVNCTWRYDWDNAATSTLDIEYVPMRHNANWNSYSNINNKQNSTHVLAFNEPDKSDQANMTVQQVIDAWPNLVASGLRLGSPAPSDASSGLDWLYSFIDQADALGLRVDFVAVHYYKNNWTADQLENWLRGIHQRTGRPLWITEFNNGCNWTTPHPTYEQNAAKINELITRMASLPYVERYSIYQWCTNRELIVDGALTPAGVVYRDHLPPMANSLDVNFECIGYYRLDEQTGTTAGDLSGKGRNGTLMGGLNFASNSAPGVLGRALQFDGTDDYIQLPSGFYEFDNGFSVSFWAYPTAVKNYARFVDLGSGPNANNIIVGRYGTTNDLFVQVFNGSSGGTVVRATNALALNAWQHFVVSISKRSSSNVKIYKNGQLILTATTSIPLSATRTANYIGRSNWTADAYYQGLLDDVRIYDYAVTTSEAAALYASGGSRPYTSQPAVIPGRIEAEQYDLGQSGAAYYDTTVGNSGGAFRNDGDVDIRSISDFGSGFAVTNIAAGEWLRYTVNVTESGVYCLYLRASATGNNIPVTVKLDNAVVGTVLVNSTGSLDTFGTFLLNNLTLEAGAWRVLELSFSSPGLEVNWVEFQKQQSPWGGTAWVLPGRVEAEDFDFGGPGYAYWDTTAGNSGGAYRTYESVDIVAVTDGTAGYAVDSIESGEWLTYTVSTSAAVRDLYVRLASIQDGGQIRVWLDADLLATVTVPNTGSLDAWRNVIVPGVVLPQKTNAILKLEFIGSGYRVNWIDFQNRMPYLGVPVSLPGILEFENFDVGGNYVSYFDNTPGNSYGAYRTDVDVDIMTIWDGGAGFGVYMESGEWLEYTCSMPAGLYDLRVRYTTNYPVDSLQLADGTTGTVLANLVLASTGGWSSWQDAVIEGIYLPGGPQSILRFVLGSPRVLVNYVEFIRRYNPADLNRSGLVDLEDFSILSSQWLGEPGDPSADTAPAGGDGWVDLEDLADLADNWLIWQ